In Sphingomonas sp. SUN019, one genomic interval encodes:
- a CDS encoding Gfo/Idh/MocA family protein, which produces MRYGLVGTGMMGVEHLNNLAVTPGAVVTAIADPVETSLGWAKNALGPRGDGVTQFADSAALAKSGLVDAVIVASPNYTHRDVLTPLFGEGLAILCEKPLATTIPDARWIVEQAEKNGQPFWTAMEYRYMPPAAEFIAEIHGGKVGRLQMLSIREHRFPFLPKVGDWNRFSTNTGGTMVEKCCHFFDLMRLIVRSEAVRVYCSGAMDVNHVDEAYDGRTPDIIDNSYTTVDFANGVRAMLDLSMFADGAENQEEITAVGSDARLDVLIPEGAIVHSPRVGFRQPKRVDRRVVEVDATALHAGSHHGSTFYEHQRFNAAVRGEGSVEVTARDGLMAVAIGTAAEISAREKRVVEMSELGF; this is translated from the coding sequence GTGCGTTACGGGCTGGTCGGCACCGGCATGATGGGGGTGGAACACCTCAACAACCTGGCGGTGACGCCGGGGGCCGTCGTGACCGCGATCGCCGATCCCGTCGAAACATCGCTCGGCTGGGCGAAGAATGCGCTTGGGCCGCGCGGCGATGGCGTGACGCAGTTTGCCGATTCGGCGGCGCTCGCCAAGAGCGGACTGGTGGATGCGGTGATCGTCGCGAGTCCGAACTACACGCACCGCGACGTGCTGACGCCGCTGTTCGGCGAAGGTCTGGCGATCCTGTGCGAAAAGCCGCTGGCGACGACGATCCCCGATGCGCGCTGGATCGTCGAGCAAGCGGAGAAGAACGGCCAGCCGTTCTGGACCGCGATGGAATATCGCTACATGCCGCCGGCCGCGGAGTTCATCGCCGAGATACACGGCGGCAAGGTTGGACGGCTGCAAATGCTGTCGATCCGCGAACACCGCTTTCCGTTCCTGCCCAAGGTCGGCGACTGGAACCGCTTCAGCACCAACACCGGCGGCACGATGGTCGAGAAATGCTGTCATTTCTTCGATTTGATGCGGCTGATCGTGCGGTCTGAGGCGGTCCGCGTTTATTGCTCGGGCGCGATGGACGTAAATCATGTGGATGAGGCCTATGACGGCCGCACGCCCGACATCATCGACAACAGCTATACGACGGTCGATTTCGCGAATGGGGTCCGCGCAATGTTGGATCTGTCGATGTTCGCCGACGGCGCGGAGAATCAGGAAGAGATTACCGCGGTCGGCAGCGACGCGCGTCTTGACGTGCTGATCCCCGAAGGCGCGATCGTCCATTCGCCGCGCGTCGGCTTCCGGCAACCGAAGCGGGTCGACCGCCGCGTGGTGGAGGTGGACGCTACTGCGCTACACGCGGGCAGCCACCACGGATCGACGTTCTACGAACATCAGCGCTTCAACGCCGCGGTGCGAGGCGAGGGGTCGGTCGAAGTCACCGCGCGCGACGGGCTGATGGCGGTCGCGATCGGGACCGCGGCGGAGATCAGCGCGCGCGAGAAGCGCGTCGTGGAGATGAGCGAGTTGGGTTTCTAG
- a CDS encoding aldo/keto reductase family oxidoreductase, whose translation MSEITLSPDSRPLGKSGIMVSPVAWGMWRFAGVSASDGRALIDAAFAAGVTLFDTADIYGLDEGGFGNAELLLGEIFAAAPGLRERMVLATKGGITPPVPYDSSAPYLMRALENSLRRLQVETVDLYQIHRPDILTHPQEVARTLEDMVSSGKVRAIGVSNHTLDQTRALADFLSIPLATQQPEFSPLWTEPMTNGLFDLAMADDIATLAWSPLGGGRITQPGTAQERAVAAALDAKADAAGVSRASAAYAWIMAHPAQVIPIVGTQNPGRIAEIAEVFGVRWTRQEWYDVLVASRGEKLP comes from the coding sequence ATGTCTGAAATCACTCTATCGCCCGATTCGAGGCCGCTCGGCAAGAGCGGAATCATGGTCTCGCCCGTAGCATGGGGGATGTGGCGCTTCGCTGGCGTGTCCGCGTCCGACGGGCGCGCGTTGATCGACGCGGCGTTTGCGGCCGGCGTGACGCTGTTCGACACCGCCGACATCTATGGCCTGGACGAGGGTGGGTTCGGCAACGCCGAGCTTCTGCTGGGCGAAATTTTCGCCGCCGCGCCGGGCCTGCGCGAGCGCATGGTGCTAGCGACGAAGGGCGGCATCACCCCGCCGGTCCCGTACGATTCGAGCGCGCCGTACCTGATGCGCGCGCTGGAGAATTCGCTCCGCCGACTGCAGGTCGAAACGGTCGACCTATACCAGATTCACCGCCCCGACATCCTCACGCATCCGCAGGAAGTCGCGCGCACGCTGGAGGACATGGTGTCGTCGGGCAAGGTCCGCGCGATCGGCGTGTCGAACCACACGCTCGACCAGACCCGTGCGCTCGCCGATTTCCTGTCGATCCCGCTCGCGACGCAGCAGCCCGAATTCTCGCCGCTGTGGACCGAGCCGATGACGAACGGCCTGTTCGATCTCGCCATGGCCGACGATATCGCCACGCTCGCCTGGTCGCCGCTGGGTGGCGGCCGCATCACCCAGCCCGGCACTGCGCAGGAACGCGCCGTCGCCGCCGCGCTCGATGCAAAGGCCGACGCTGCGGGCGTCAGTCGCGCCAGCGCCGCCTACGCCTGGATCATGGCGCATCCGGCGCAGGTCATCCCGATCGTCGGCACGCAGAATCCCGGCCGCATCGCCGAGATCGCCGAAGTGTTCGGCGTCCGCTGGACCCGGCAGGAATGGTATGACGTTCTGGTCGCGTCGCGCGGGGAGAAACTGCCGTGA
- a CDS encoding LLM class flavin-dependent oxidoreductase, giving the protein MSKTPCEISWFSALCDDDYEFLGVPDAKLKSSWEHCRDIVLAAETGGFDNILLPSGYALGIDTTAFAAAIAPMLRRMALLMAVRIGETWPPQLARQIATIDRTLGGRLTVNIISSDMPGETLASAPRYARTVEAMQILKTLLNGESLDHQGEFWQLKVDPPRIGTVSGKAPLLYFGGLSPDAREAAAKGCDVFLMWPDKRENVAAIIADMKTRAANHGRTLRFGYRAHVIVRDTEAEARTYADRLLSKLDAEQGAEIRAKSLDSTSVGVAAQAALRENASDDGYAEENLWTGVGRARSGAGAAIVGDPDQVRAKLEMYRDMGIDAFILSGYPHAAEADLFARHVLPHIDHAPLTR; this is encoded by the coding sequence GTGAGCAAAACGCCGTGCGAGATCAGCTGGTTCTCGGCCTTGTGCGACGACGATTACGAATTCCTCGGCGTCCCCGACGCGAAGCTGAAATCGAGCTGGGAGCATTGCCGCGACATCGTCCTCGCCGCGGAAACCGGCGGGTTCGACAATATCCTGCTTCCCTCTGGCTATGCGCTGGGCATCGACACCACCGCCTTTGCCGCCGCAATCGCGCCGATGCTGCGGCGGATGGCGCTGCTGATGGCGGTGCGCATCGGCGAGACGTGGCCGCCGCAGCTCGCGCGGCAGATCGCAACGATTGACCGGACGCTCGGCGGACGGCTCACCGTGAACATCATCTCCTCGGACATGCCGGGTGAAACGCTGGCCAGCGCGCCGCGATACGCCCGCACCGTCGAGGCGATGCAGATCCTGAAGACGCTGCTGAACGGCGAGAGCCTCGATCACCAAGGCGAATTCTGGCAGCTGAAGGTCGATCCGCCGCGTATCGGCACGGTCAGCGGCAAGGCGCCCCTGCTCTATTTCGGCGGCCTGTCCCCCGATGCGCGCGAGGCCGCGGCGAAGGGTTGCGACGTTTTCCTGATGTGGCCCGACAAGCGCGAGAACGTCGCTGCGATCATCGCCGACATGAAGACGCGCGCCGCGAACCACGGCCGCACGCTCCGCTTCGGATACCGCGCGCACGTCATCGTCCGCGATACCGAGGCGGAGGCGCGAACCTATGCCGACCGTTTGCTGTCGAAGCTCGACGCTGAGCAGGGTGCGGAAATCCGCGCGAAATCGCTCGATTCGACCAGCGTTGGGGTCGCGGCGCAGGCGGCGCTGCGCGAAAATGCGTCGGACGACGGCTACGCCGAGGAAAACCTGTGGACCGGCGTCGGGCGCGCGCGATCCGGGGCGGGCGCGGCGATCGTCGGCGATCCCGATCAGGTGCGCGCGAAGCTGGAGATGTACCGCGACATGGGGATCGATGCGTTCATCCTGTCCGGCTATCCGCACGCTGCAGAAGCCGATCTGTTCGCACGCCACGTCCTGCCGCACATCGATCACGCACCGCTGACGCGCTGA
- a CDS encoding c-type cytochrome: protein MKWLRGIPLVSLFPRRPAQWLGPLAVAAILALAIAALVAVSGVFSFAATTADPAGFAALVHGAFLRSTDHHADQMPAPPATLASPSMIVKGAGYYGTACAHCHGAPGFGQTPIVLAMRPRPQYLPAVAGQFSDRELFRIIKHGVNMSAMPAFPSQHRDDEVWSLVAFVRTLPRMTPAAYRKLAYGDADTLPPVILPPDDHSGSGRRYLANGRDELAPANYRRTAPAIGLDDLALRSDVTGYCSRCHTGNGRARTGGLVPDITMLDRRYFRRALLEFASGKRHSGFMFPVAAQLSSARIDALADYYTAQARRAPTPSRASPSQLALAERIARAGLDNRRTDACSNCHGVPDASPAGYPHIAGQHAGYLAARMRQFRTEAASADDPMATVAHRLDDRAIDAVAAYYAAQPAAALRQ, encoded by the coding sequence ATGAAGTGGCTGCGCGGCATCCCACTGGTATCGCTATTTCCCCGCAGACCGGCGCAGTGGCTCGGCCCGCTCGCGGTTGCCGCGATCCTCGCGCTGGCTATCGCCGCACTGGTCGCCGTGTCGGGCGTATTCAGTTTCGCCGCCACCACCGCCGATCCCGCGGGATTCGCCGCATTGGTCCACGGCGCATTCCTGCGCTCGACCGATCACCATGCGGATCAGATGCCCGCGCCACCCGCGACCCTGGCCAGTCCGTCGATGATCGTGAAGGGCGCGGGATACTACGGCACCGCCTGCGCGCATTGCCACGGCGCGCCGGGCTTCGGGCAGACCCCGATCGTGCTGGCGATGCGACCACGACCGCAGTATCTGCCCGCCGTCGCCGGCCAGTTCAGCGACCGCGAGCTGTTCCGCATCATCAAGCACGGCGTGAATATGAGCGCGATGCCCGCTTTCCCCAGCCAGCACCGCGACGATGAAGTGTGGTCGCTGGTCGCGTTCGTCCGCACGCTGCCGCGGATGACTCCGGCGGCGTATCGCAAGCTGGCCTACGGCGACGCCGACACCTTGCCCCCGGTGATCCTGCCGCCCGACGACCATAGCGGCTCCGGCCGCCGCTATCTCGCCAACGGCCGCGACGAGCTTGCGCCCGCGAACTACCGCCGTACCGCGCCTGCGATCGGGCTGGACGACCTCGCTTTGCGCAGCGATGTTACCGGTTATTGCTCGCGCTGCCACACCGGCAACGGGCGCGCGCGGACCGGCGGGCTGGTTCCCGACATCACCATGCTGGACCGGCGCTATTTCCGCCGCGCCTTGCTCGAATTCGCCAGCGGCAAGCGGCATAGCGGCTTCATGTTCCCAGTCGCTGCGCAACTGTCGTCAGCGCGGATCGATGCGCTGGCGGATTACTACACCGCTCAGGCCCGCCGCGCGCCCACACCGTCGCGCGCGTCGCCCAGTCAACTGGCGCTGGCCGAACGGATCGCGCGCGCAGGTCTCGATAACCGCCGGACCGACGCTTGTTCGAACTGTCACGGCGTGCCCGACGCTTCACCCGCGGGCTATCCGCATATCGCAGGGCAACACGCGGGATATCTCGCCGCGCGGATGCGGCAGTTCCGCACCGAAGCGGCCAGCGCGGACGACCCGATGGCGACGGTCGCGCACCGGCTCGACGATCGCGCGATCGATGCGGTCGCCGCTTATTACGCCGCGCAGCCCGCTGCAGCGCTGCGTCAATGA
- a CDS encoding cytochrome c family protein: MRSPLITPRSPLQRCVNDPTELFGFDSVMPLGQMTPNGVHCPRQVKSQERFMATRSLNRFGALMLGGAVTALTLAACSKQPEQSTTTTTTTTTEATNTAAAAPAAAPAAAAPAAANTDTVSGAKFADFTGNAASGKTVFIQCKTCHEVTPGVNKIGPSLAGIVGRKASSIATFTYSPANHNSGITWTPEKLFQYLENPQRVVPGTKMAFAGIPDPQKRADVIAYLTAPN; encoded by the coding sequence ATGCGGTCGCCGCTTATTACGCCGCGCAGCCCGCTGCAGCGCTGCGTCAATGACCCGACGGAACTCTTTGGTTTCGACAGCGTAATGCCCCTTGGACAAATGACGCCGAATGGTGTCCATTGTCCGCGACAGGTTAAAAGTCAGGAGAGGTTCATGGCGACGCGTTCGTTGAATCGGTTTGGCGCACTCATGCTGGGCGGCGCCGTAACGGCGCTTACGCTCGCCGCATGTTCGAAACAGCCCGAACAATCGACTACCACGACTACGACGACCACCACCGAGGCGACGAACACCGCTGCCGCAGCACCCGCTGCCGCGCCAGCCGCGGCAGCGCCCGCGGCGGCCAATACCGATACCGTCAGCGGCGCGAAATTCGCCGACTTCACCGGCAATGCCGCGTCCGGCAAAACCGTCTTCATCCAGTGCAAGACTTGCCACGAGGTGACGCCGGGCGTGAACAAGATCGGGCCGTCGCTGGCCGGGATCGTCGGGCGCAAGGCCAGCAGCATTGCGACGTTCACCTATTCGCCCGCCAACCATAACAGCGGGATTACTTGGACGCCCGAAAAGCTGTTCCAGTATCTCGAAAATCCGCAGCGCGTCGTGCCGGGCACCAAGATGGCGTTCGCCGGCATTCCCGATCCACAGAAGCGCGCCGACGTCATCGCCTATCTTACCGCGCCCAATTGA
- a CDS encoding TspO/MBR family protein has product MIVAGRASLLPIAVAAGAAVMVAAVGATITDTGPWYHSLVQPRWAPPDALYAVAWTAIFSLTALASITAWRAMPTAREGDWLVGLFALNGFLNIMWSLLFFRLHRPDWAMIEAVFLWCSVLALIVYSFRRSMFAVALLVPYLCWVTFAGYLTMAIVRSNGPFG; this is encoded by the coding sequence GTGATCGTGGCGGGACGTGCGTCGCTATTGCCGATCGCGGTCGCGGCAGGGGCGGCGGTGATGGTCGCCGCGGTCGGCGCGACGATCACCGATACAGGGCCGTGGTATCATAGCCTGGTCCAGCCGCGCTGGGCGCCGCCCGACGCGCTGTATGCGGTGGCGTGGACCGCGATCTTTTCGCTTACCGCGCTGGCCAGCATCACCGCCTGGCGCGCGATGCCGACCGCGCGTGAGGGCGACTGGCTGGTCGGCCTATTCGCGCTCAACGGCTTCCTCAACATCATGTGGAGCCTGTTGTTCTTCCGGTTGCACCGGCCCGACTGGGCGATGATCGAGGCGGTTTTCCTGTGGTGTTCGGTGCTGGCGCTGATCGTCTACAGCTTTCGCCGGTCGATGTTCGCCGTGGCGCTGCTGGTGCCATACCTGTGCTGGGTCACGTTCGCGGGGTATCTGACGATGGCGATCGTGCGGTCGAATGGGCCGTTCGGCTGA
- a CDS encoding geranylgeranyl diphosphate reductase — protein sequence MSEVFDVVVVGGGPAGATAATELARAGRDVLLLDRAGRIKPCGGAIPPRLIEDFAIPDHLLVAKARSARMVAPSDKRVDMPVGDGFVGLVDRAAFDEWLRARAAMAGATRRTGTFLRLDRDAGGGAVVVYRETRDGPEERVGARAVIGADGARSGVARGAIPGADRVPCVFAYHEVIRSPAGEPSDAFDPARCDVYYQADLSPDFYAWIFPHGDTASVGVGSADKGFALRESVGRLRASSGLANCETVRREGAPIPLKPLKRWDNGRDIIVVGDAAGVVAPASGEGIYYAMASAVCVADAVQEMLATGKARALRKARRRFLGAHGRVFWILGVMQYFWYSSDKRRERFVAMCADPDVQMLTWEAYMNKRLVRARPIAHARIFWKDMRHLLGSAA from the coding sequence ATGAGCGAAGTGTTCGACGTCGTCGTGGTCGGCGGCGGTCCGGCAGGGGCAACCGCGGCGACCGAACTGGCGCGCGCCGGGCGCGATGTCTTGCTGCTCGACCGCGCGGGACGGATCAAGCCGTGCGGCGGCGCGATCCCGCCGCGGCTGATCGAGGACTTTGCGATTCCCGATCACCTGCTGGTGGCGAAGGCGCGTTCGGCGCGGATGGTCGCACCGTCTGACAAGCGCGTCGACATGCCGGTCGGCGACGGCTTCGTCGGACTGGTCGACCGCGCCGCATTCGACGAATGGCTGCGCGCGCGTGCCGCAATGGCGGGCGCGACGCGCCGGACGGGGACGTTCCTGCGCCTCGATCGCGATGCCGGTGGCGGCGCGGTGGTCGTCTATCGCGAAACGCGCGACGGTCCCGAGGAGCGCGTCGGCGCGCGCGCGGTGATCGGCGCGGACGGCGCGCGATCCGGCGTGGCTCGCGGGGCGATCCCTGGCGCGGACCGCGTGCCGTGCGTCTTCGCCTATCACGAGGTGATCCGGTCGCCCGCGGGCGAGCCGAGCGATGCGTTCGATCCGGCGCGGTGCGACGTTTATTATCAAGCCGATCTTTCGCCTGACTTTTACGCATGGATATTTCCGCACGGCGACACTGCAAGCGTCGGGGTGGGCAGCGCCGACAAGGGTTTTGCCTTACGCGAATCGGTCGGCAGATTACGCGCGAGCAGCGGCCTTGCGAATTGCGAGACGGTGCGGCGCGAAGGCGCGCCGATCCCGCTGAAGCCGCTGAAACGCTGGGACAACGGCCGTGACATCATCGTCGTCGGCGACGCGGCGGGGGTGGTCGCCCCCGCATCGGGCGAGGGCATCTATTATGCGATGGCCAGCGCGGTGTGCGTCGCCGATGCGGTGCAGGAAATGCTGGCTACGGGAAAGGCGCGGGCATTGCGGAAGGCGCGGCGGCGTTTCCTCGGCGCGCATGGGCGCGTGTTCTGGATTCTCGGCGTGATGCAATATTTCTGGTATTCAAGCGACAAACGGCGTGAGCGCTTCGTCGCGATGTGCGCCGATCCCGATGTCCAGATGCTGACGTGGGAAGCCTATATGAACAAGCGATTGGTGCGCGCGCGGCCGATCGCGCACGCGCGCATCTTCTGGAAAGACATGCGGCATCTGCTGGGCTCGGCGGCGTGA
- a CDS encoding BCD family MFS transporter: MTGLGWGSIVRLGLVQAAIGAQVMLATSLLNRVMVVEYALPAALPAGLVAWHYAVQLSRPAWGHGSDRGRRRTPWIIGGMALLAMATVAAVGSLPLIAGGAVAGYLFAALAFAGIGAGVGAAGTSLLALLASRVAPERRAAAAAITWIMMVAGIVVTSGVAGSLIDPFSLARLAAVTAGVAGTAFVVATVAVLGVERGRVLADAPPPSEDFPTAVRTMWADRDARRFTLFVFVAMLAYSMQDMILEPFAGLVFAYSPGESTRLAGIQHGGVLAGMILAGVGGNAFRGRDATGLGRWIVGGCAGSALALMGLAIAARVGAGWPIAANVAALGFANGVFAVSAIGAMMALAGAGGVGREGIRMGVWGAAQAIAFGTGGLVGAVAVDVMRRATGADAAAFTLVFACEGGLFIVAALLSVHARRSRREPLIAVAA, translated from the coding sequence GTGACGGGGCTGGGTTGGGGGTCGATCGTCCGGCTGGGCCTGGTGCAGGCCGCGATCGGCGCGCAGGTGATGCTGGCGACGTCGCTGCTCAACCGCGTGATGGTCGTCGAATATGCGCTGCCTGCCGCGCTGCCCGCCGGACTGGTGGCGTGGCACTACGCGGTGCAACTGTCGCGTCCGGCGTGGGGTCACGGATCGGATCGCGGGCGGCGGCGGACGCCGTGGATCATTGGCGGCATGGCGCTGCTGGCGATGGCGACAGTGGCGGCGGTCGGGAGCTTGCCGCTGATCGCGGGCGGCGCGGTCGCCGGATATCTTTTCGCGGCGCTGGCGTTCGCGGGGATCGGCGCGGGCGTCGGCGCGGCGGGAACGTCGTTGCTGGCATTGCTGGCGTCACGGGTCGCGCCAGAACGGCGCGCGGCGGCGGCGGCGATCACCTGGATCATGATGGTGGCCGGGATCGTCGTGACCTCTGGCGTTGCGGGGTCGCTGATCGATCCATTCTCGCTCGCGCGGCTGGCGGCGGTGACGGCGGGGGTTGCGGGGACGGCGTTCGTGGTGGCGACCGTGGCGGTGCTGGGAGTAGAGCGTGGGCGTGTGTTGGCCGACGCGCCGCCCCCGAGCGAGGATTTTCCGACCGCGGTGCGTACGATGTGGGCCGATCGCGACGCGCGGCGCTTCACCCTGTTCGTGTTCGTCGCGATGCTGGCATATTCGATGCAGGACATGATTCTGGAGCCGTTCGCGGGGTTGGTGTTCGCGTATTCGCCGGGCGAATCGACGCGGCTGGCGGGGATACAGCATGGCGGTGTGCTGGCGGGGATGATCCTGGCCGGGGTCGGCGGCAACGCGTTTCGCGGGCGCGACGCGACGGGACTCGGGCGCTGGATCGTCGGCGGATGCGCGGGATCGGCGTTGGCGCTGATGGGGCTGGCGATCGCGGCGCGGGTGGGCGCGGGCTGGCCGATCGCGGCGAACGTCGCCGCCCTGGGGTTTGCGAACGGCGTGTTCGCGGTGTCCGCGATCGGGGCGATGATGGCGCTGGCGGGGGCGGGCGGCGTCGGTCGCGAAGGCATCCGCATGGGCGTGTGGGGTGCAGCGCAGGCGATCGCGTTCGGCACCGGCGGGCTGGTCGGCGCGGTGGCGGTCGACGTGATGCGCCGGGCGACGGGGGCGGATGCGGCCGCCTTTACCCTGGTGTTCGCGTGCGAGGGCGGGTTGTTCATCGTCGCGGCGTTGTTGTCGGTCCACGCGCGGCGGTCGCGCCGGGAGCCGCTGATCGCGGTCGCGGCATGA
- the chlG gene encoding chlorophyll synthase ChlG produces MARLTAMPAHFARIPAARDVVELLKPITWFPPMWAFGCGVVSSGVPVAERWPFLIAGVLLTGPLVCGTSQAVNDWFDRHVDAINEPNRPIPSGRIAGRWGLVIACIGTLLSLIVAALAGPWVLAVTALGLVCAWAYSAPPLRLKASGLWGPAVVALTYEGLTWFTGAAVMAGALPGGAVLTVLLLYSFGAHGIMTLNDFKAVEGDRATGVRSLPAVLGIDRAARIACLVMALPQMIVVALLWQWDHQIAAAVVALSLAGQVGLMLRLLRDPVKHTPWYNATGTTLYVLGMLAAAFGLGSAA; encoded by the coding sequence ATGGCTCGATTGACCGCGATGCCCGCCCATTTCGCCCGCATTCCCGCGGCGCGCGATGTCGTCGAGTTACTGAAGCCGATCACATGGTTTCCGCCGATGTGGGCGTTCGGCTGCGGCGTCGTGTCGTCGGGCGTGCCGGTCGCCGAGCGGTGGCCATTCCTGATTGCGGGCGTGCTGCTGACCGGGCCGCTGGTATGCGGGACGAGCCAGGCGGTGAACGACTGGTTCGACCGTCACGTCGATGCGATCAACGAGCCGAACCGTCCGATCCCGTCGGGACGGATCGCCGGTCGCTGGGGATTGGTGATCGCGTGCATCGGCACGTTGCTGTCGCTGATCGTCGCGGCCTTGGCCGGGCCATGGGTGCTGGCGGTGACCGCGCTCGGGCTGGTGTGCGCCTGGGCCTATAGCGCGCCGCCGCTGCGGTTGAAGGCGAGCGGCCTGTGGGGTCCGGCGGTCGTCGCGCTCACCTATGAAGGGCTGACGTGGTTCACCGGCGCGGCGGTGATGGCGGGGGCGTTGCCTGGCGGCGCGGTGCTGACGGTGCTGCTGTTGTACAGCTTCGGTGCGCATGGGATCATGACGCTGAACGACTTCAAGGCGGTGGAGGGGGACCGCGCGACCGGCGTGCGGTCGTTGCCCGCAGTGCTGGGGATAGATCGGGCGGCGCGGATCGCGTGTCTGGTGATGGCGTTGCCGCAGATGATAGTGGTCGCCTTGCTTTGGCAGTGGGATCATCAAATCGCTGCGGCGGTGGTGGCGTTGTCGCTGGCCGGGCAGGTCGGGCTGATGCTGCGGCTGCTGCGCGATCCGGTGAAGCATACGCCGTGGTATAATGCGACGGGCACGACGCTGTACGTGCTCGGGATGCTGGCGGCGGCGTTCGGGCTGGGGTCTGCGGCGTGA
- the ppsR gene encoding transcriptional regulator PpsR, with the protein MNKLHALIGPMGFDEPARSPGALSAENAAAILAAVGDVSLVLAPDGTILDLSVSSKDLAQHGLNTWRGRAWVDTVTVESRLKVEEMLRGGGDGARWRQVNHPTANGEIAVRWLAMPLGGDGRLIAIGQDLRTQAAAQQRLLQTQQALERDYIRLRQAEARYRMLFDEGSEPVLIVDAGTRRIREANPAAHALLGVAAGSLSNQPASALFEAADRETLIAYFGAAEAADAAPPATLRLVRSRGTARVFARLFRQARAVLLLVRIAPLIEDSGGVRHEARLDELVERMPDAFVMTDANLSILTANAAFLELTEAASADRVDGAPLSRWLGRAGIDLELMMGQLRDHGVVRNVSTILRGDTGGQEEVEVSAVAAPDGDSTCYGFTIRSVGRRLRSVPDPVRDLPRSVEQLTELVGRMSLKDIVRESTDLIERLCIEAALAYTDDNRASAAEILGLSRQSLYSKLHRHGLGSLVSGDDAS; encoded by the coding sequence ATGAACAAGCTTCACGCCCTTATCGGCCCGATGGGCTTTGACGAACCGGCGCGGTCGCCCGGTGCGCTGAGCGCGGAGAACGCGGCGGCGATCCTGGCCGCGGTCGGCGATGTGTCGCTGGTGCTCGCGCCTGACGGTACGATCCTCGACCTGTCGGTATCATCGAAAGATCTGGCGCAACATGGTCTCAACACGTGGCGCGGCAGGGCGTGGGTGGACACGGTCACGGTCGAAAGCCGCCTCAAGGTCGAGGAGATGCTGCGCGGCGGTGGGGACGGTGCGCGCTGGCGGCAGGTGAACCATCCGACCGCGAATGGGGAAATCGCCGTGCGCTGGCTCGCGATGCCGCTTGGCGGTGACGGCCGGTTGATCGCGATCGGGCAAGATTTGCGGACGCAGGCCGCAGCGCAACAGCGTCTGCTCCAGACGCAACAGGCGCTGGAGCGCGACTATATCCGGTTGCGGCAGGCCGAAGCGCGCTACCGGATGCTGTTCGACGAGGGATCCGAACCGGTGCTGATCGTCGATGCCGGGACGCGCCGCATTCGCGAGGCGAACCCGGCGGCGCACGCCTTGCTGGGCGTCGCGGCGGGGTCGCTGTCCAATCAACCCGCCAGCGCCTTGTTCGAGGCGGCTGACCGCGAGACGCTGATCGCCTATTTCGGCGCGGCGGAGGCGGCCGATGCCGCGCCGCCCGCGACGTTGCGGCTGGTGCGCAGCCGTGGGACGGCGCGGGTGTTCGCGCGACTGTTCCGACAGGCGCGCGCGGTGCTGTTGCTGGTGCGGATCGCGCCGTTGATCGAGGATTCGGGCGGCGTTCGGCATGAGGCGCGGCTGGACGAACTGGTCGAGCGGATGCCCGATGCGTTCGTGATGACCGATGCGAACCTGTCGATCCTGACCGCGAACGCGGCGTTCCTGGAACTGACCGAAGCAGCCAGCGCGGACCGCGTCGACGGCGCGCCGCTATCACGATGGCTGGGACGCGCGGGCATAGATCTGGAATTGATGATGGGACAGTTGCGCGATCACGGCGTCGTGCGCAACGTGTCGACGATCCTGCGTGGCGATACCGGCGGGCAGGAAGAGGTGGAGGTGTCCGCGGTCGCCGCACCCGACGGCGATTCGACCTGCTACGGCTTCACCATACGCAGCGTGGGGCGACGGCTGCGCAGCGTGCCCGATCCGGTGCGCGACCTGCCCCGATCGGTCGAACAACTGACCGAGCTGGTCGGACGAATGAGCCTGAAGGACATCGTCCGCGAATCGACCGACCTGATCGAACGGCTGTGTATCGAGGCGGCGCTCGCCTATACCGACGACAACCGCGCGTCGGCGGCCGAAATCCTGGGTCTCAGTCGGCAGAGCCTGTATTCCAAGCTGCACCGGCACGGCCTTGGCAGCCTCGTTTCGGGTGATGACGCGAGTTAA